A stretch of the Candidatus Kapaibacterium sp. genome encodes the following:
- a CDS encoding type II toxin-antitoxin system HicA family toxin has product MKGLPSISGLECVDALNRAGYKFVRQKGNHIILRRDEPFSQITVPEHKSLDRGTLRAITRQSGLSIDEFNKLLR; this is encoded by the coding sequence ATGAAAGGCTTACCGTCAATTTCGGGTCTTGAATGTGTAGATGCATTGAATAGAGCAGGATATAAGTTCGTCAGACAGAAAGGAAACCATATTATTCTTCGCCGCGATGAACCGTTCAGTCAAATTACAGTTCCGGAACATAAATCTTTAGATAGAGGCACTTTGAGAGCTATCACAAGACAAAGCGGATTATCAATAGATGAGTTTAATAAGCTATTACGGTAA
- a CDS encoding aminoacyl-histidine dipeptidase, translating to MAERILGAIEPKEVWYYFEEITKYPRPSKQEEKIAAYIKGWAKDQGFELQEDKLGNFVVRKPATPGMENRKPVCIQGHIDMVCEKNADVEFDFDNDPIQVYIDGDWVKAKGTTLGADNGVGVAMGMAAMTTEGVKHPDLELLCTLDEETGLTGAMQLGKDLLKAEILINLDSEEDGAFTIGCAGGLNTRGIYAYHADNVPGDTVAYTIAVKGLKGGHSGIEIHDGRGNAAKFLNRILWNASNKLNIRVADFNSGNKHNAIPREGFATVVVAKAAEGDFLKFIADFDLQYKREYGSKEPNVTITAEATAIPARVMTLEFQKRLLNSFYVMPHGVYRMSPDIAGLVQTSTNFAIIETMENTVEVLTSQRSSVETEKKDMAAVVQNAFEVGGAEVKFGDGYPAWEPNVNSPILKQAAQVYTKLFGKEPHIEAIHAGLECGLVGEKYPNMDMLSFGPDLREVHSPNEMISITSTAKCWKLLRTILEEIPVKA from the coding sequence ATGGCAGAAAGAATTTTAGGAGCAATCGAACCCAAAGAGGTTTGGTACTATTTTGAAGAAATCACTAAATATCCGCGTCCTTCCAAACAGGAAGAAAAAATAGCTGCATACATCAAAGGTTGGGCTAAAGACCAAGGATTCGAACTACAAGAAGACAAACTCGGCAACTTTGTTGTCCGCAAACCGGCAACTCCGGGAATGGAAAATCGCAAACCTGTATGTATCCAAGGTCACATTGACATGGTTTGCGAAAAAAATGCTGATGTTGAATTTGATTTTGACAACGACCCGATACAAGTTTATATCGATGGCGATTGGGTAAAAGCAAAAGGCACAACATTGGGCGCCGATAACGGTGTTGGCGTTGCTATGGGAATGGCGGCAATGACCACAGAAGGTGTAAAGCATCCTGACCTCGAATTACTTTGCACTTTAGATGAAGAAACAGGCTTAACCGGTGCTATGCAACTCGGTAAAGATTTGTTGAAAGCTGAAATATTAATCAATCTTGATTCGGAAGAAGACGGTGCTTTCACAATTGGATGTGCCGGTGGTTTGAATACAAGAGGCATCTACGCTTATCACGCTGATAATGTTCCCGGTGATACAGTTGCATACACAATTGCAGTCAAAGGGCTCAAAGGCGGTCACTCAGGTATTGAAATCCACGACGGACGCGGTAACGCAGCTAAATTTTTGAATAGAATTCTGTGGAATGCTTCCAATAAATTGAATATCCGTGTAGCTGATTTCAATAGTGGCAACAAGCACAATGCAATTCCACGCGAAGGTTTTGCAACTGTAGTTGTGGCAAAAGCTGCCGAAGGTGATTTCTTGAAATTTATCGCTGATTTCGACTTACAATACAAACGTGAATATGGCTCAAAAGAACCAAACGTTACTATTACAGCAGAAGCAACTGCCATTCCGGCAAGAGTTATGACACTTGAATTCCAAAAGAGATTGTTGAATTCATTCTATGTAATGCCACATGGCGTTTACAGAATGAGCCCTGATATTGCAGGTTTAGTCCAAACATCTACTAACTTTGCAATTATTGAAACTATGGAAAACACTGTAGAAGTATTGACAAGCCAACGTTCCTCAGTAGAAACTGAAAAGAAAGATATGGCTGCAGTAGTGCAAAATGCTTTTGAAGTAGGCGGTGCTGAAGTGAAATTTGGTGATGGCTATCCTGCTTGGGAGCCAAACGTAAATTCACCTATTTTAAAACAAGCTGCTCAGGTTTACACTAAATTATTTGGCAAAGAACCACATATCGAAGCAATTCATGCCGGATTGGAATGTGGTCTTGTAGGCGAAAAATATCCGAATATGGATATGCTTTCATTCGGTCCTGACCTTCGCGAAGTTCATTCTCCTAATGAAATGATTTCAATTACATCAACAGCAAAATGCTGGAAATTATTGAGAACTATTCTTGAAGAAATTCCCGTTAAAGCATAA
- a CDS encoding type II toxin-antitoxin system HicB family antitoxin has product MRQVFLNKGLDGFWVAECPSLPGCISQGETKELALQNIKEAIELYIETLVDDNLPVPEENFESMLAVV; this is encoded by the coding sequence ATGAGACAAGTATTCTTAAATAAGGGTTTGGATGGATTTTGGGTTGCCGAATGTCCTTCATTACCAGGCTGTATCAGCCAAGGCGAAACGAAAGAATTGGCATTGCAAAACATCAAAGAAGCGATTGAACTTTATATCGAAACTCTTGTTGATGACAATTTACCCGTTCCTGAAGAGAACTTTGAATCAATGTTAGCCGTTGTATGA
- a CDS encoding cyclic 2,3-diphosphoglycerate synthase gives MSKTKVIIIGAAGRDFHNFNTVYRDNDAVEVIAFTAAQIPDIDGRKYPAALAGRLYPEGIPIYAEEELVGLIQKHEADECVLSYSDLPYDKVMHLGSVVMAAGAKFSMMGSFPTMIKSTKPIIAVGAVRTGCGKSQTTRAIVRALMEAGKKVVSVRHPMPYGDLEKQKVQRFATIEDLKLHKCTIEEMEEYEPHIAMGSIIYSGVDYEAILREAEKEADVIIWDGGNNDMPFYKPDLNVVVVDPLRPGHEIGYYPGEVNLRMADVIVMNKIDSAYPDDVDFVLENIREYNPDAQIIMAASAIMVDNPEIIKGKNVLAIEDGPTLTHGEMHIGAAIVAARRFGAASLVDPRPYTVGKLTETFEKYPEIGTLLPAMGYGDQQMQDLEATIKNTVCDSVVIGTPIDLTRFIKIDQPHTRVYYELSEIGKPDIKSVLEKFL, from the coding sequence ATGTCAAAAACTAAAGTAATAATTATTGGAGCCGCCGGACGCGATTTCCATAATTTTAATACCGTTTACAGAGATAACGATGCAGTCGAAGTGATTGCATTTACAGCAGCTCAAATTCCCGATATTGACGGCAGAAAATACCCTGCTGCTTTAGCAGGAAGATTATATCCCGAAGGAATTCCCATTTATGCTGAAGAAGAATTGGTGGGATTAATCCAAAAACACGAAGCAGACGAATGTGTACTTTCATATAGCGATTTGCCTTACGACAAAGTAATGCACCTCGGTTCGGTAGTTATGGCTGCCGGAGCAAAATTTTCGATGATGGGTTCATTCCCTACAATGATTAAATCAACTAAACCGATTATCGCTGTTGGTGCAGTCAGAACCGGTTGCGGCAAATCACAAACTACTCGCGCTATCGTACGTGCATTGATGGAAGCAGGCAAAAAAGTCGTTTCAGTACGCCACCCAATGCCATACGGCGATTTGGAAAAACAAAAAGTTCAACGTTTTGCGACTATCGAAGACCTCAAACTTCACAAATGCACAATCGAAGAAATGGAAGAATACGAACCACATATTGCAATGGGAAGTATAATTTATTCGGGTGTGGATTACGAAGCGATTTTGCGCGAAGCCGAAAAAGAAGCTGATGTGATAATTTGGGACGGTGGCAACAACGACATGCCATTCTACAAACCTGATTTGAACGTGGTTGTGGTTGACCCATTACGCCCCGGACACGAAATCGGTTACTATCCCGGCGAAGTTAACTTGAGAATGGCTGACGTAATCGTTATGAACAAGATTGATTCAGCTTATCCCGATGATGTTGATTTCGTTTTGGAAAATATTCGTGAATATAATCCCGATGCTCAAATTATCATGGCTGCGTCTGCAATTATGGTGGACAATCCGGAAATCATCAAAGGCAAGAACGTTTTGGCAATCGAAGATGGTCCTACTTTGACTCACGGCGAAATGCACATCGGTGCAGCTATCGTCGCTGCTCGCAGGTTTGGAGCCGCTTCACTCGTTGACCCAAGACCTTACACAGTCGGCAAATTGACTGAAACTTTCGAAAAATATCCTGAAATCGGCACCTTACTTCCGGCAATGGGATATGGCGACCAACAAATGCAAGATTTGGAAGCAACGATTAAGAACACAGTTTGCGATTCCGTTGTGATTGGAACTCCGATAGACTTAACAAGATTTATCAAAATTGACCAACCTCACACCAGAGTTTATTACGAATTATCAGAAATTGGCAAACCTGACATCAAATCAGTTTTAGAAAAATTCTTATAA
- a CDS encoding KamA family protein codes for MNEILNKPDRISISPKSQIILNKILSENAELKNLLEISESELIFIDKMRQFIDNLMSDYPYASNFYQEPEPSRMSFERLTNKELAIIRLKDYSKNETKTFTDMNLHGKKLVSNPFKNLWLAFKYGRGGASEYYFEDMLHLFRQLNDADRTRKPSKEEVENWMNRHPSGLDEENVRMREKNRERIINIIIKKIDSGEIYNAKYSFEPDMSYSEKFDLVLNEWWNDRWFHLRFAVRSPKELNEMLDNSLDNDTMELLYEAESKGIPFFVNPYYLSLLNIANLGNSIGSDLAIRDYIIYSQDLVSEYGNISAWEMEDLVEKGKPNAAGWILPSNRSLHRRYPEVAILIPDTIGRACGGLCSSCQRMYDFQRGNLNFNFDKLKPKETWEQKLARLMEYYEHDSQLRDILITGGDALMSQNISLTKILNAVYDMAVRKKQANLGRDEKYAEILRVRLGTRLPAYLPQRINDNLIEILDDFREKALKIGIKQFIIQTHFETAMEVTPEAQNAIQKLISAGWIVTNQFVMTASASRRGHTAKLRKVLNDIGVLAYYTFTVKGYRENRHNFATNARAVQEQMEEKIFGSIEENAIDDVSSLPQEPKNMVEHINRIRAKFELPFLATDRNVLNLPGVGKSLTFRVIGITRSGRRIIEFDHDSTRWHSPIIDNLGKIVVVESKSIREYLNQLEAMGEDPDEYSSIWNYSIGVTEARMPIYEYPSYEYEVTNEITNLDIPRELLQAVS; via the coding sequence ATGAACGAAATCTTAAATAAACCTGATAGAATATCAATTTCGCCAAAATCTCAAATAATTTTGAATAAGATTTTGAGCGAAAACGCAGAATTGAAAAATCTGTTAGAAATATCCGAATCAGAATTGATTTTTATTGATAAAATGCGGCAGTTTATTGATAATTTGATGTCGGATTATCCTTATGCTTCAAATTTCTACCAAGAACCCGAACCAAGCAGAATGTCCTTTGAAAGACTGACTAACAAAGAATTAGCAATCATTAGACTTAAAGATTATTCGAAAAATGAAACTAAAACTTTTACCGATATGAATTTGCATGGGAAAAAATTAGTCAGCAATCCATTCAAAAATTTGTGGTTAGCCTTCAAATACGGCAGAGGTGGAGCGTCTGAGTATTATTTCGAGGATATGCTGCATCTTTTCCGGCAGTTGAATGATGCCGACAGAACAAGAAAGCCATCTAAAGAAGAAGTGGAAAATTGGATGAATCGGCATCCTTCGGGACTTGACGAAGAAAACGTGCGGATGAGGGAAAAAAATCGCGAAAGAATCATCAATATAATCATAAAAAAAATTGATTCCGGTGAAATTTACAATGCCAAATATAGCTTCGAACCAGACATGAGCTACAGCGAGAAATTTGATTTAGTCCTAAATGAATGGTGGAATGACCGTTGGTTTCATCTTAGGTTTGCAGTTCGGAGCCCGAAAGAACTGAATGAAATGCTTGATAATTCATTAGACAATGATACGATGGAATTACTCTACGAAGCTGAGAGCAAAGGAATTCCATTTTTTGTAAATCCCTACTATTTATCACTGTTGAACATTGCAAATCTGGGAAATTCGATTGGCTCCGACCTTGCAATACGTGATTATATAATCTATTCACAAGATTTGGTCTCTGAATATGGCAACATTTCAGCTTGGGAAATGGAAGATTTGGTTGAAAAAGGCAAACCTAATGCAGCGGGCTGGATTTTGCCCTCAAACAGGAGTTTGCATCGCCGCTACCCCGAAGTGGCTATACTTATTCCCGATACTATCGGCAGAGCTTGTGGCGGATTGTGTTCGTCATGCCAACGGATGTACGACTTTCAACGTGGGAATTTGAATTTCAATTTCGACAAATTAAAACCAAAAGAGACTTGGGAGCAGAAATTAGCAAGATTGATGGAGTATTACGAGCATGATTCTCAACTTCGTGACATTTTGATTACAGGCGGAGATGCTTTGATGAGCCAAAATATTTCGCTAACCAAAATATTGAACGCTGTTTATGATATGGCAGTACGAAAAAAACAAGCAAATTTGGGAAGAGATGAAAAGTATGCGGAGATTTTGAGAGTCAGGTTGGGAACAAGACTTCCGGCTTATTTGCCCCAGCGCATCAATGATAACTTAATTGAAATATTGGACGATTTTCGAGAAAAAGCACTCAAAATCGGCATTAAGCAATTTATCATTCAAACGCATTTTGAAACTGCAATGGAAGTCACTCCTGAGGCACAGAACGCAATTCAAAAATTGATTTCAGCAGGTTGGATCGTTACAAATCAATTTGTAATGACAGCTTCGGCATCTCGAAGAGGACATACTGCCAAACTGCGTAAGGTATTGAATGATATTGGTGTACTCGCCTATTACACATTCACTGTAAAAGGTTATCGTGAAAATAGGCATAATTTCGCCACAAATGCAAGAGCTGTCCAAGAGCAAATGGAAGAGAAGATTTTCGGAAGTATAGAGGAAAATGCTATTGATGATGTGTCTTCCTTGCCCCAAGAACCTAAAAACATGGTGGAACATATCAATCGAATAAGAGCAAAATTCGAGCTGCCATTTTTGGCAACTGACAGAAATGTGCTAAATCTTCCCGGCGTAGGAAAAAGTTTGACATTTCGAGTGATTGGTATAACACGAAGCGGCAGAAGAATAATAGAGTTCGACCATGATTCAACCCGTTGGCATAGCCCGATTATTGACAATTTGGGCAAAATTGTTGTTGTCGAATCAAAATCTATCCGCGAATACCTCAATCAATTAGAAGCAATGGGCGAAGACCCCGATGAATACAGTTCAATCTGGAATTATTCCATTGGAGTCACCGAAGCTCGAATGCCCATTTATGAATATCCATCATATGAGTACGAAGTTACGAACGAGATAACGAATTTGGACATTCCAAGAGAGCTTTTACAGGCTGTTTCCTAA
- a CDS encoding lysine 2,3-aminomutase has product MNQINDTGVLSSQLSKVSNKYKSFTINNFRKIPQIADNFSDAELFEMEVVATVLPFKSNNYVVNELINWDKPRKDPIFNLTFPNRAMLKEQHFEMLAEKMKYGADKAEIEKTARIIRMELNPHPAGQSKMNLPKINGNVVEGMQHKYDHTALFFPKQGQTCHAYCTFCFRWPQFVSTDELKFATKDIESSIAYFRANPQITDILFTGGDPMVMSPRHFAQYIDALIDAKLPNLQNIRIGSKSLAYWPQTFLEEDGDIILGAFKRAISEGKHVAFMAHFNHHVELKTPAVQEAIQKINATGARIRTQSPVFKNINDDPKVWSAMWKEQVRQGCIPYYMFVARDTGAQHYFAVTLERAWKIFREAYQNVSGLARTVRGPSMSCTPGKVQILGVVEVAGEKVFALRFLQGRNKNWIHRPFFAKYNPDAIWIDDLEPAFGEEKFFFEDELESKYESILRHEDVDNYSGISYSQN; this is encoded by the coding sequence ATGAACCAAATCAATGACACCGGTGTACTTTCATCGCAGCTAAGCAAGGTTTCCAATAAATATAAATCATTCACAATCAACAACTTTCGCAAGATTCCCCAAATAGCCGACAACTTTTCTGATGCAGAATTGTTCGAAATGGAAGTCGTCGCTACTGTTTTACCCTTCAAATCTAATAACTATGTTGTAAATGAGTTAATCAATTGGGACAAACCTCGAAAAGACCCAATTTTCAACCTTACGTTTCCTAATCGTGCGATGCTCAAAGAGCAGCACTTCGAAATGCTTGCAGAAAAAATGAAATACGGTGCTGATAAAGCCGAGATCGAGAAAACAGCCAGAATCATTAGGATGGAACTTAATCCTCATCCAGCAGGGCAAAGCAAAATGAATTTGCCTAAAATCAATGGGAATGTAGTTGAAGGAATGCAGCACAAGTACGACCACACTGCACTATTTTTCCCAAAGCAAGGGCAAACATGCCACGCATATTGCACTTTTTGCTTTCGGTGGCCCCAATTTGTCAGTACAGATGAATTGAAATTCGCTACAAAAGACATCGAAAGTTCAATTGCGTATTTCAGAGCTAATCCCCAAATTACCGATATACTATTCACCGGTGGCGACCCAATGGTGATGAGTCCGCGTCATTTCGCTCAATATATTGATGCCTTGATTGATGCAAAATTACCCAATTTACAAAACATTCGTATCGGCTCCAAATCACTCGCTTATTGGCCCCAAACTTTCTTGGAAGAAGATGGTGATATCATACTCGGTGCATTCAAAAGAGCAATCAGCGAAGGCAAGCATGTTGCTTTCATGGCACATTTCAATCATCACGTCGAACTCAAAACTCCCGCAGTTCAAGAAGCTATCCAGAAAATCAATGCGACAGGCGCTAGAATCCGAACCCAATCTCCGGTTTTCAAAAATATCAATGATGATCCTAAGGTTTGGTCGGCAATGTGGAAAGAGCAAGTTCGCCAGGGTTGCATACCATATTATATGTTTGTGGCTCGCGATACAGGTGCACAGCACTATTTTGCAGTGACGCTCGAACGAGCTTGGAAAATTTTCCGCGAGGCATATCAAAATGTTAGCGGATTAGCACGAACTGTTCGTGGTCCGTCAATGTCATGTACTCCGGGTAAAGTTCAAATTCTCGGCGTAGTCGAAGTGGCAGGGGAGAAGGTCTTTGCTTTGCGTTTCTTGCAAGGGCGGAACAAAAATTGGATTCATCGTCCGTTTTTTGCTAAATATAACCCCGATGCTATTTGGATTGACGACCTTGAGCCTGCTTTCGGCGAAGAAAAATTCTTTTTCGAGGACGAATTGGAATCCAAGTATGAATCAATTCTCCGACACGAAGATGTTGATAATTATTCGGGAATCAGCTATTCACAAAATTGA
- a CDS encoding MFS transporter translates to MTEIKTLISDSKAARWTALVVVAFTMFAGYYLADVMAPLKGLLENELSWSSSEYGFFTSAYGWFNVFLFFLIIGGIILDKMGVRFTGLGAAAIMVLGTAIKYWAISTSSLDGQMILGWKAQVMVAALGFAIFGVGIEVAGITVSKVIVKWFKGRELALAMGLQLSIARLGTALALSTSLPVALQFGTVSAPILICLIMLCIGLIAFFVYTFMDKKLEASIVEKNIGLDIEPEIEFQMKDIWFIVKNKGWWYIAILCVLFYSAVFPFLKYATDLMINKFNVDAYWAGLIPGLLPFGTILLTPIFGTIYDRKGKGATIMIIGSFLITMVHFLFSVPIFNHWIFAIVLVLILGIGFSLVPSAMWPSVPKIIPERQLGTAFALIFWVQNWGLMGVPLLIGWVLDTYCITGTVVVNGVTSTTYDYTLPMMIFTSFGLLAILFGFLLKIEDKKKGYGLQSPNIQKQL, encoded by the coding sequence ATGACAGAAATAAAAACTTTGATAAGCGATTCGAAAGCGGCTCGCTGGACAGCTTTGGTTGTTGTAGCATTCACAATGTTTGCAGGCTACTATTTAGCTGATGTAATGGCTCCTCTGAAGGGATTGCTCGAAAATGAATTGTCCTGGAGCAGTTCCGAATATGGTTTTTTCACAAGTGCTTATGGCTGGTTTAATGTTTTCCTATTTTTCCTAATAATCGGCGGTATTATACTCGATAAAATGGGTGTTCGCTTTACAGGATTAGGAGCCGCAGCCATAATGGTATTGGGGACTGCGATTAAGTATTGGGCTATTTCGACAAGTTCGCTCGACGGGCAAATGATTTTGGGATGGAAAGCCCAAGTAATGGTAGCAGCTTTAGGGTTTGCAATTTTCGGCGTAGGTATTGAAGTTGCCGGTATCACAGTTTCTAAAGTCATCGTTAAATGGTTCAAAGGGCGAGAGTTAGCTCTTGCGATGGGTTTGCAGCTTTCTATTGCCAGACTTGGAACGGCATTAGCCCTATCCACATCTCTTCCGGTAGCATTGCAATTCGGGACAGTATCGGCACCAATTCTAATTTGTTTGATTATGCTTTGTATTGGTCTGATAGCATTCTTTGTTTATACATTCATGGATAAGAAATTAGAAGCATCAATTGTCGAAAAAAATATTGGTTTAGATATCGAGCCGGAAATTGAATTTCAAATGAAAGATATTTGGTTCATCGTCAAAAACAAGGGCTGGTGGTATATTGCAATACTTTGTGTACTCTTTTATTCAGCCGTTTTTCCATTCCTCAAATATGCTACAGACTTGATGATTAACAAATTCAATGTTGATGCGTATTGGGCAGGTTTGATTCCGGGATTATTACCTTTTGGCACTATTTTGCTAACTCCAATTTTTGGAACGATTTACGACCGAAAAGGCAAGGGTGCAACGATAATGATAATAGGCTCATTCCTGATTACTATGGTGCATTTTCTATTTTCAGTTCCAATCTTTAATCATTGGATATTCGCAATTGTGTTAGTTTTGATACTCGGAATCGGCTTTTCATTGGTGCCTTCGGCAATGTGGCCCTCAGTACCGAAAATCATCCCTGAACGCCAATTAGGAACAGCTTTTGCATTGATTTTCTGGGTTCAAAACTGGGGATTGATGGGCGTACCTTTGTTGATTGGATGGGTATTAGATACTTACTGCATAACAGGTACAGTTGTGGTCAATGGAGTGACTTCCACAACATACGATTATACACTCCCAATGATGATTTTTACAAGTTTTGGATTATTGGCAATTTTGTTTGGTTTCCTTTTGAAAATAGAAGATAAGAAGAAAGGCTATGGGCTCCAATCGCCAAACATTCAGAAACAATTATAA
- a CDS encoding aminopeptidase — protein sequence MTSTKLNKAINSLIKDFMGIDESEIVLVIADDLTKEIGDALYENLSSFCEDSYMILLKSNKNREILPEIIAESINTVDSIICAADIPLINSQARLKATQMGVRIGLIPNLDEESLVRCLSANHEKIAEQAEFFSTLMKKTSIIRVETKSGTNIRIPIRGREVFSSTGIMRTIGEFGFLPSGKVFVSPIDDRTTGVILIDGSIDKIGVVENPVGVEVTTGFMTKISGDGEEPKLLAKIMNKSGKNARNLAEFGIGINPKAILSGNNIEDETVEGHAHFVFGGNIGLGGNVNTDFRLSMVMTKPNVFFDDKLIIQNGKIKKPV from the coding sequence ATGACCTCAACTAAATTAAATAAAGCTATCAATTCCTTGATTAAGGATTTTATGGGAATTGATGAAAGCGAGATTGTGCTTGTGATAGCAGACGACTTGACAAAAGAAATTGGAGACGCTCTGTACGAAAACCTTAGTAGTTTTTGTGAAGATTCGTACATGATTTTGTTGAAATCGAACAAAAATCGAGAAATTTTGCCGGAAATCATTGCTGAATCAATCAATACTGTTGATTCAATCATATGCGCTGCCGACATTCCTCTTATTAACTCGCAAGCTCGACTCAAAGCAACTCAAATGGGTGTCAGAATTGGGCTAATTCCAAATTTGGATGAGGAATCATTGGTCAGATGTTTAAGTGCAAATCACGAGAAAATTGCTGAACAAGCTGAATTCTTTTCAACATTGATGAAGAAGACTTCAATCATAAGAGTAGAAACAAAATCGGGTACGAATATAAGAATTCCAATTCGTGGCAGAGAAGTATTTTCATCAACCGGAATCATGCGTACAATCGGCGAATTTGGTTTCCTACCGTCCGGCAAAGTCTTTGTGTCACCAATTGATGATAGGACTACGGGTGTAATTCTGATTGATGGTTCGATAGACAAAATCGGTGTTGTTGAAAATCCGGTAGGTGTTGAAGTAACGACAGGATTTATGACTAAAATTTCCGGTGATGGTGAAGAACCGAAATTGTTAGCCAAAATCATGAACAAATCAGGCAAAAATGCTCGTAATCTGGCAGAATTCGGAATTGGTATCAACCCTAAAGCAATACTTTCAGGCAATAACATCGAAGACGAAACTGTCGAAGGACACGCTCATTTCGTATTTGGCGGCAACATCGGCTTGGGTGGCAATGTCAATACCGATTTCAGGCTTTCGATGGTGATGACCAAGCCAAATGTATTCTTCGATGATAAGCTAATCATCCAAAATGGAAAGATAAAAAAACCGGTTTAA
- a CDS encoding PqqD family protein, producing MGLFKKQKAADINYLELTPYRKYTHESRDEDTINVLVPRFNDKILGKIFQPKLKNPYIKANFDKLGTSVWLEIDGKTSVDNIIMKVKDKLGEEVNPAYERVTMFLSQLHRNGFIDFHEFNKG from the coding sequence TTGGGCTTATTTAAAAAACAAAAGGCTGCTGATATAAATTATCTGGAATTGACTCCATATAGGAAATATACGCATGAATCAAGAGATGAGGATACAATCAATGTGTTGGTACCGAGATTTAATGACAAGATACTCGGTAAGATTTTCCAACCAAAATTGAAAAATCCTTATATCAAAGCAAATTTTGACAAGCTGGGCACTTCCGTATGGCTCGAAATTGACGGAAAAACCAGCGTTGACAATATAATCATGAAAGTTAAAGATAAGTTGGGAGAGGAAGTAAACCCTGCTTATGAGAGGGTTACGATGTTTCTCTCACAATTACATAGAAACGGTTTTATAGATTTTCACGAATTTAATAAAGGTTAA